A region of Polyangiaceae bacterium DNA encodes the following proteins:
- a CDS encoding class I SAM-dependent DNA methyltransferase, whose protein sequence is MKDVWPWVRSSDHDISARAASKLGAVFHALIERGETRARAQRFALQCAVILFLEDCGVLTNAPFHELVESHARARRSADIIREFFHRLNEIQFPIGLLATIENVDLAERELSLLAEAATTKWSRIHPGIFGTLFQATMNATERHERGAHYTPEAAIYEHVVRPTLVAPWVTRIREASTRNELLAAHDALTNIRILDPACGSGNFLHVAYCALKRLEIELLTKLRARFPAAKPQGSAKSIRTQQLFGIDTDPFAVELAKVTLMLGKKRTLDEISEVFGLENLDDNIRCDDALFCVWPKADYIIGNPPFQSKNKMQREFGPDYVRRLRKRYADVPGRADYCVYWFRRAHDELAKGASAGLVGTNTIRQNYSREGGLDYIVKHGGTITEAVSTMVWPGEAIVHVSVVNWVKGIAHGPKKLSWQEGDGIDSPWKESQLDNIPSSLSTNVDVTQAKSLRANAEAGVCYQGQTHGHEGFLLSEAEARHMLSISTTNRDVLFPYLIGDDLLSNMHGQPSRWVIDFSPRQKLEAQQYTLPFQRIENLVLTDREAAASAEDTRNERLDEKGNKHHAYFLKRWWLLSYPRTELMTKLQTLSRYIACSRVTKRPIFEFVSSNIHPSDALSVFAFEDDYSFGILQSAMHWAWFTARCSTLTARFRYTSNTVFDSFPWPQAPTEKQCADVAEAGVALRTLRRKIAGEHLMSLREIYVFMEEGRGSIFSGACGGSHCSSPRSGRVWGEPQVPERIDPRPGLHLLKDAHAALDEAVRAAYGMAAQQDPLPYLLELNQDCANKEADGQTIVGPGLPPGISKNGFVTQDAVEPPML, encoded by the coding sequence ATGAAGGACGTTTGGCCTTGGGTGCGCTCGTCCGATCACGACATCAGTGCTCGCGCAGCTTCCAAGCTCGGTGCTGTTTTTCACGCATTGATCGAGCGCGGGGAAACGCGGGCGAGGGCGCAGCGATTTGCGCTTCAATGCGCGGTCATTCTTTTTCTGGAGGATTGTGGCGTCCTGACGAATGCGCCTTTTCACGAGCTCGTGGAAAGTCATGCTCGCGCGAGGCGGTCAGCCGATATCATTCGCGAATTTTTCCATCGATTGAATGAAATTCAGTTTCCCATTGGGCTTTTGGCTACCATCGAAAACGTGGATCTTGCCGAGCGAGAATTGTCTCTGCTTGCCGAAGCTGCGACAACGAAGTGGTCGCGCATTCATCCGGGCATTTTCGGCACACTGTTTCAAGCGACGATGAATGCGACCGAGCGGCATGAGCGAGGCGCCCATTATACGCCTGAAGCCGCCATTTACGAGCATGTCGTACGGCCGACCCTGGTTGCACCTTGGGTCACGCGCATTCGCGAAGCATCGACACGGAATGAATTGCTCGCCGCACATGATGCATTGACAAACATTCGGATTTTGGATCCCGCGTGCGGCAGTGGAAATTTTCTTCATGTTGCATACTGTGCATTGAAACGCTTGGAAATCGAGCTATTGACGAAGCTGCGCGCGCGATTTCCTGCCGCAAAGCCACAGGGTTCGGCAAAATCGATTCGCACCCAGCAACTCTTCGGAATTGATACGGATCCTTTCGCCGTCGAGCTTGCCAAGGTCACTCTGATGCTCGGCAAAAAGCGCACGCTCGATGAAATTAGCGAGGTGTTTGGTCTCGAGAATCTCGACGACAACATTCGGTGCGACGATGCCTTATTTTGCGTTTGGCCGAAAGCGGATTACATCATTGGAAATCCGCCGTTTCAATCAAAAAACAAAATGCAACGCGAATTCGGCCCCGATTACGTGCGTCGATTGCGCAAACGATACGCCGACGTCCCGGGTCGAGCCGATTATTGTGTGTACTGGTTTCGCCGCGCGCATGACGAGCTTGCCAAAGGCGCTTCGGCAGGGCTCGTTGGTACCAATACAATAAGGCAAAATTACTCGCGCGAAGGCGGACTCGATTACATCGTCAAACATGGCGGTACCATTACGGAAGCCGTTTCGACGATGGTTTGGCCCGGCGAAGCGATCGTGCACGTTTCGGTCGTCAACTGGGTCAAGGGAATTGCTCATGGACCCAAGAAATTGTCCTGGCAAGAGGGCGACGGCATCGACAGTCCGTGGAAAGAAAGTCAGCTCGACAATATTCCTTCGTCGCTGTCGACAAACGTGGATGTGACCCAGGCAAAGTCGCTTCGTGCCAATGCTGAGGCGGGCGTGTGTTATCAGGGACAAACGCACGGGCACGAAGGATTTTTGTTGTCCGAAGCGGAAGCACGGCACATGCTCTCGATTTCCACGACAAACCGCGACGTGCTCTTCCCGTACCTCATCGGCGATGATTTGCTATCCAACATGCACGGGCAGCCCTCTCGATGGGTGATCGACTTTTCGCCGCGGCAAAAGCTCGAAGCGCAGCAATATACATTGCCGTTTCAGCGCATCGAAAACCTCGTCTTGACTGATCGGGAAGCAGCGGCGAGCGCCGAAGACACTCGCAATGAGCGTCTCGATGAAAAAGGTAACAAGCATCATGCTTATTTTCTGAAACGCTGGTGGCTATTGAGTTATCCACGCACCGAATTGATGACGAAACTCCAAACCCTCTCCCGTTACATCGCCTGTTCCCGCGTCACCAAGCGGCCGATCTTCGAATTCGTTTCATCGAACATTCACCCCAGCGACGCACTTTCGGTTTTCGCCTTCGAGGACGATTACTCCTTCGGAATACTCCAATCAGCCATGCATTGGGCGTGGTTCACGGCGCGATGTTCGACACTCACTGCGCGGTTTCGCTATACGTCCAACACCGTTTTCGATAGTTTTCCGTGGCCGCAAGCGCCCACCGAAAAACAATGTGCCGACGTAGCCGAAGCGGGTGTTGCTCTCCGCACCCTGCGTCGCAAAATTGCTGGCGAGCACCTTATGAGCCTGCGCGAAATCTACGTATTCATGGAGGAAGGTCGTGGGTCGATTTTTTCCGGCGCTTGCGGGGGGTCCCACTGTTCGAGCCCGCGCAGCGGGCGAGTTTGGGGGGAACCGCAAGTGCCGGAAAGAATCGACCCACGACCGGGTTTACACCTGTTGAAGGATGCGCACGCAGCGCTCGATGAAGCCGTGCGTGCGGCGTATGGAATGGCA
- a CDS encoding ferritin: MGSETYHEPYEHLSGSARDMHRALVSLIEELEAIDWYAQRAEVTSDVELRAVLLHNRDEEIEHAMMNLEWIRRNDPKFDETIRTYLLTEIPITEVEERAERGHDEPSAKAPAPPTNPITWGLGIGSLKGR; the protein is encoded by the coding sequence ATGGGCAGCGAGACCTACCACGAACCCTACGAGCACCTGTCCGGGTCGGCTCGAGACATGCACCGAGCGCTCGTGTCGTTGATCGAGGAGCTCGAGGCGATCGATTGGTACGCGCAACGTGCGGAAGTGACGAGCGATGTGGAGCTTCGTGCCGTGCTCTTGCACAACCGCGACGAAGAGATCGAGCACGCGATGATGAACCTCGAGTGGATTCGTCGGAACGATCCGAAGTTCGACGAAACGATCCGCACGTACTTGCTGACCGAGATACCGATCACGGAGGTCGAGGAGCGCGCAGAGCGTGGCCATGACGAACCTTCGGCGAAGGCACCAGCTCCGCCGACAAACCCAATCACTTGGGGACTTGGCATCGGCAGCTTGAAGGGGAGGTGA
- a CDS encoding bacteriocin family protein → MSLEKRELAPILPEAFDLIDAEARRVLEQRLAARKLVDFCGPHGWQYAAVNTGRLRCFSAGPVPGVSVGQRVSVPLIELRTPIVLDLDDLDAAARGADDLDLTPVVEAAERIARVEDAAVFHGYPEGNIPGIVEKTPHDAVRVANVSAWPAAIVQAKEVLRSAGVTGPYRLAAGPREYDELAAGADDGYPILKRIERQIIDGPVVWAAALEGAVLLSVRGGDYELTVGQDMSIGYAYHEKHRVELFLTESFAFRVLEPRAAIALKRG, encoded by the coding sequence ATGAGTCTCGAAAAGCGCGAGCTTGCGCCCATATTGCCGGAAGCATTCGACCTCATCGATGCCGAGGCGCGTCGGGTGCTCGAACAGCGACTTGCGGCCCGAAAACTGGTGGATTTTTGCGGCCCGCACGGTTGGCAGTACGCGGCCGTCAATACCGGACGATTGCGGTGTTTTTCGGCAGGTCCGGTTCCGGGTGTTTCCGTAGGACAACGAGTTTCGGTGCCGTTGATCGAATTACGCACGCCCATCGTTCTCGATTTGGATGACCTCGACGCAGCAGCTCGGGGCGCGGACGATTTGGACTTGACTCCCGTGGTCGAAGCTGCCGAACGAATTGCTCGAGTCGAGGACGCTGCGGTTTTTCATGGATATCCCGAAGGCAATATTCCGGGAATCGTGGAGAAGACCCCGCACGACGCGGTGCGAGTAGCAAATGTATCGGCATGGCCGGCCGCCATCGTGCAAGCAAAAGAAGTGCTTCGTTCGGCGGGTGTCACGGGGCCGTATCGTCTTGCTGCAGGACCGCGTGAATACGACGAGCTCGCTGCAGGGGCGGATGATGGATATCCGATTCTAAAACGAATCGAACGGCAAATCATCGATGGCCCCGTCGTCTGGGCCGCCGCATTGGAAGGCGCCGTGTTGTTATCGGTGCGCGGTGGCGATTACGAGCTCACGGTCGGACAGGACATGTCGATTGGGTACGCGTACCACGAAAAACACCGCGTCGAGCTGTTCTTGACCGAATCATTTGCGTTTCGAGTGCTCGAACCGCGAGCGGCAATTGCGCTGAAAAGGGGATGA
- a CDS encoding phage holin family protein, translating to MNQQRMTSTNGGARAPQALPPESRARRSDGLSTGDALVAVARDTLDVAQELVRDGVALAKYEAEQKVREVTPRIAWGAIAFVCAATAGVCAIIAIMIGLGAIVPSIAWRLVILAGALFLVAFFGSIRALRPGPRPSAMPASTREPPIEEGPPKTVIESRRTDRLSNTMLPPPNA from the coding sequence ATGAATCAACAACGAATGACATCGACAAACGGTGGAGCACGTGCTCCACAAGCACTTCCCCCAGAAAGTCGAGCGCGACGGAGCGATGGCTTATCGACCGGAGATGCGCTCGTTGCCGTAGCGCGCGACACGCTGGATGTAGCGCAAGAGCTCGTCCGTGACGGTGTTGCGCTCGCGAAGTACGAAGCAGAGCAAAAAGTTCGCGAAGTGACGCCCCGCATTGCGTGGGGAGCCATCGCGTTCGTTTGTGCAGCAACGGCTGGCGTGTGCGCCATCATCGCCATCATGATCGGGCTCGGCGCGATCGTGCCCTCGATTGCGTGGAGACTCGTGATCCTGGCAGGCGCGCTCTTCCTTGTCGCGTTCTTCGGATCCATTCGCGCCCTTCGACCAGGCCCGCGTCCGAGCGCGATGCCGGCATCCACAAGGGAGCCTCCCATCGAAGAAGGCCCGCCGAAAACCGTGATCGAGTCGCGACGTACGGACAGGCTCTCGAATACGATGCTGCCCCCGCCGAATGCGTGA
- a CDS encoding phosphomannomutase/phosphoglucomutase, with product MKIPRHIFREYDIRGVADRDLSDELAHALGRAFAHVLRLSAKEPAAPLRVAVARDGRFSSGRLFAALTEGLLSGGVSVVSVGIGPTPMLYFAAFHLETDGAVMITASHNPAPDNGFKLMRGKASFYGTDIQHLADVIESDVAMNEKAPARGELIEKNVEAEYIETVRRSSRLAHTNVKFIVDGGNGAAGPLGIATLNALGLKPEALYCDIDGSFPNHHPDPTVPKNLVALRDRVLATGATLGVAWDGDGDRIGAIDETGVIVWGDKLLLLYARAVLREHPGATVLGEVKCSETLYADIAKHGGRPLVWKTGHSLIKAKMKEEHAKLAGEMSGHMFFADRWLGFDDAIYATVRLVEIIASEGRTLRELLSDVPKTFATPEIRVDCPDNLKFDVVAKVVAHYRGSRRVLDIDGGRVDFGEGAWGLCRASNTQPVLVLRFEAATPERLDAIRAEVESVVADAITQVSKQGGGS from the coding sequence ATGAAGATTCCGCGCCACATCTTTCGCGAGTACGACATTCGCGGCGTCGCAGATCGAGATCTCTCGGACGAGCTTGCTCACGCGCTCGGCAGAGCGTTCGCCCACGTGCTTCGTTTGAGTGCAAAAGAACCCGCAGCACCTTTGCGCGTGGCCGTCGCTCGTGACGGTCGGTTCTCGAGCGGCCGACTTTTCGCTGCGCTGACCGAAGGACTTTTGTCAGGCGGTGTTTCCGTGGTTTCCGTCGGTATCGGTCCCACGCCGATGCTCTACTTCGCCGCGTTTCATCTCGAGACCGATGGCGCCGTCATGATCACGGCGAGCCACAACCCTGCACCGGACAATGGCTTCAAGCTCATGCGCGGCAAAGCCTCGTTTTACGGGACAGACATCCAGCACCTCGCAGACGTGATCGAAAGCGACGTTGCGATGAACGAAAAAGCCCCAGCGCGGGGTGAATTGATCGAAAAAAATGTGGAGGCGGAGTACATCGAAACCGTGCGTCGATCGAGCCGTCTTGCGCATACGAACGTGAAGTTCATCGTCGATGGGGGCAATGGTGCCGCCGGGCCTTTGGGCATTGCGACACTGAATGCACTGGGTTTGAAACCTGAAGCACTGTATTGCGACATCGACGGCAGTTTCCCGAATCATCATCCCGATCCGACTGTCCCGAAAAACCTCGTGGCCTTGCGCGACCGCGTGCTCGCGACGGGCGCGACGCTCGGTGTGGCCTGGGACGGCGATGGGGATCGTATTGGCGCGATCGACGAAACGGGAGTAATAGTTTGGGGAGACAAGCTACTTCTTCTTTATGCGCGAGCGGTTTTGCGGGAACATCCGGGGGCCACCGTGCTCGGCGAAGTGAAGTGTTCCGAAACGCTGTATGCGGATATCGCGAAGCACGGAGGTCGGCCGCTGGTTTGGAAAACGGGGCATTCGCTCATCAAGGCCAAAATGAAGGAAGAACATGCAAAGCTCGCGGGGGAAATGAGCGGGCACATGTTTTTCGCGGACAGATGGCTGGGGTTCGACGATGCCATTTATGCCACGGTGCGCCTCGTCGAAATCATTGCGTCCGAAGGTCGAACGCTTCGCGAGCTTCTCTCCGACGTTCCAAAGACCTTTGCCACGCCGGAGATCCGCGTGGATTGTCCAGACAACCTCAAATTCGACGTGGTGGCGAAGGTCGTCGCTCATTACCGGGGAAGCCGACGGGTGCTCGATATCGACGGCGGGCGCGTCGATTTCGGCGAAGGCGCGTGGGGGCTTTGCCGCGCATCCAATACGCAACCGGTGCTCGTGCTGCGTTTCGAGGCGGCGACGCCGGAGCGACTCGATGCGATACGCGCCGAGGTCGAAAGCGTCGTGGCTGATGCGATCACGCAGGTCTCCAAGCAGGGCGGGGGATCGTGA
- the prmC gene encoding peptide chain release factor N(5)-glutamine methyltransferase produces MTTERNEAQNAPWTIRRVLAWAVDDLKKRGFSSPRLDAELLLCHVLKQDRIKLIMDAERPLEKVELARYRELFQRRRAGEPVAYLLGVREFYGHPFRVDRRVLIPRPDTETLVEVALVRTKHLDLCARVLDLCTGSGCVAISLAKERPTICVLGLDLSPGAVEVARENVVRLGAVNCAIGQSDLFAALAPARPRFDLITANPPYIPDSEIEALDIDIRGFEPHLALAGGDDGLSIVRRIVSEAPEHLLCGGVLAIEVMTGQAASVCELFEQRGFSDVQIKKDLGGRERVVSGVFAQ; encoded by the coding sequence GTGACGACGGAGCGGAATGAAGCGCAAAACGCGCCATGGACGATTCGTCGGGTGCTCGCGTGGGCCGTGGATGACCTCAAAAAGCGCGGGTTTTCTTCGCCACGGCTCGATGCAGAGCTGCTCCTGTGCCACGTACTGAAGCAAGATCGCATCAAGCTCATCATGGACGCCGAGCGGCCGCTCGAAAAAGTCGAGCTTGCTCGATATCGTGAGCTTTTCCAGCGACGGCGTGCGGGAGAGCCGGTCGCGTATTTGCTGGGCGTGCGCGAATTCTATGGGCACCCATTTCGAGTCGATCGTCGCGTGCTCATTCCGCGTCCCGATACCGAAACACTCGTCGAAGTGGCGCTCGTCCGCACGAAGCACCTGGATCTGTGCGCGCGAGTGCTCGACCTTTGCACGGGCTCGGGTTGTGTTGCCATTTCACTTGCAAAAGAACGCCCGACGATCTGCGTGCTCGGATTGGACCTTTCTCCTGGTGCGGTCGAGGTTGCACGAGAGAACGTGGTGCGTCTCGGAGCGGTCAATTGCGCGATTGGGCAATCGGACCTTTTTGCGGCGCTTGCCCCGGCGCGCCCTCGATTCGACCTGATTACGGCGAATCCGCCGTACATCCCCGATTCGGAAATCGAAGCGCTCGATATCGACATTCGTGGATTCGAACCGCATTTGGCGCTTGCCGGAGGCGATGATGGCTTGTCGATTGTGCGGCGTATCGTATCCGAAGCGCCGGAGCATCTGCTTTGCGGCGGCGTGCTCGCGATCGAAGTGATGACTGGGCAAGCCGCGAGCGTTTGCGAGCTATTCGAACAGCGTGGTTTTTCGGACGTTCAGATCAAGAAAGACCTGGGCGGGCGCGAGCGCGTGGTATCCGGCGTTTTCGCGCAATGA